A genomic segment from Candidatus Polarisedimenticolia bacterium encodes:
- the ligA gene encoding NAD-dependent DNA ligase LigA, whose translation MPFAPPASKARARAEELRRLIWHHRRRYYIDDAPEISDAEYDALERELLELEARHPELIVADSPTRRVGMQPTDALATLPHTQPMLSLDNTYSLEELAEWEARLRRVLGGEAGDELEFSCELKIDGVSLSLIYEDGSLRRAVTRGDGMLGEDVTANARTIRSLQARLTEPLPYVEVRGEVFFPLADFKELNRQREEAGEPPFANPRNAAAGTLRLLDPRLTSRRPLDLFVWQVAEIRGAAPPASHSESLDLARRLGFRVNPLARRARGLKEVEDYCREMQERRDSLTYEVDGCVVKLDSVALQRRAGQTARAPRWAVAYKFPARQATTTVLEIRVQVGRTGALTPVALLEPVSLSGTTITRCTLHNEEEIRRKDVRVGDRVLIERGGDVIPKIVKVILEARPPGAAPFPWPEACPVCGGELLRDEEEVISRCVNLACPARLRESLLHFASRRAMDIEGLGDALVDQLLEKRMVQDVASLYRLRPAEVEALERMAEKSAANLLARIEGSKSADLSRVLYGLGIRFVGEKTAQLLADAYPRVEDLMEAGEAELQRVPEVGPRVAAAIHQFFRQERNREVVTRLREAGVRMEHVVAAPPPGAGALAGKTFVLTGTLEGLSREEATRLIVRHGGKVSSSLSRKTSYLLAGAEPGSKLAKAAEIGTSVLDEKEFLALIPEEEP comes from the coding sequence GGCATGCAGCCGACCGACGCCCTCGCCACGCTCCCTCACACGCAGCCGATGCTCAGCCTCGACAACACCTATTCGCTGGAGGAGCTCGCCGAATGGGAAGCGCGGCTGCGCCGCGTCCTCGGCGGGGAGGCGGGCGACGAGCTGGAGTTCAGCTGCGAGCTGAAGATCGATGGCGTGAGCCTTTCCCTGATCTACGAGGACGGGTCGCTGCGGCGCGCCGTCACCCGCGGCGACGGCATGCTGGGGGAGGACGTCACCGCCAACGCGCGCACGATCCGCAGCCTGCAGGCGCGGCTGACGGAGCCGCTCCCCTATGTCGAGGTGCGCGGCGAGGTCTTCTTCCCGCTCGCCGATTTCAAGGAGCTGAACCGGCAGCGGGAGGAGGCGGGCGAGCCGCCATTCGCCAACCCGCGCAACGCCGCGGCCGGAACGCTGCGCCTCCTGGATCCTCGCCTCACTTCGCGCCGGCCGCTCGATCTGTTCGTCTGGCAAGTGGCGGAGATCCGCGGCGCCGCGCCGCCGGCGTCGCACTCCGAGTCGCTGGACCTGGCGCGCCGCCTCGGGTTCCGCGTGAATCCGCTGGCGCGCCGCGCGCGCGGCCTGAAGGAGGTCGAGGATTACTGCCGCGAGATGCAGGAGCGGCGCGACTCGCTGACCTACGAGGTGGACGGCTGCGTCGTCAAGCTCGACTCGGTGGCGCTGCAGCGGCGCGCCGGGCAGACGGCGCGGGCCCCGCGCTGGGCGGTGGCCTACAAGTTCCCGGCGCGCCAGGCCACCACCACGGTGCTGGAGATCCGTGTGCAGGTGGGCCGCACCGGCGCGCTCACGCCGGTCGCGTTGCTGGAGCCGGTGTCGCTCTCCGGCACGACGATCACGCGCTGCACCCTGCACAACGAGGAAGAGATTCGCCGCAAGGATGTACGCGTCGGCGACCGGGTCCTGATCGAGCGCGGCGGCGACGTGATCCCGAAGATCGTCAAGGTGATCCTGGAGGCGCGGCCTCCCGGCGCCGCCCCCTTTCCCTGGCCCGAGGCCTGCCCGGTGTGCGGCGGGGAGCTGCTGCGCGACGAGGAGGAGGTGATCTCCCGCTGCGTGAATCTCGCCTGCCCGGCACGGCTGCGCGAGTCCCTGCTACACTTCGCCTCGCGCCGGGCGATGGACATCGAGGGGCTCGGCGACGCATTGGTCGATCAGCTCCTGGAGAAGCGGATGGTGCAGGATGTCGCTTCGTTGTATCGCCTGCGCCCCGCCGAGGTGGAGGCGCTGGAGCGCATGGCGGAGAAATCGGCCGCCAACCTGCTCGCCCGCATCGAGGGCTCGAAATCGGCCGACCTGTCGCGGGTCCTCTACGGTCTCGGCATCCGCTTCGTGGGGGAGAAGACGGCGCAGCTGCTGGCGGACGCCTACCCGCGGGTCGAGGACCTGATGGAGGCGGGCGAGGCGGAGCTGCAGCGCGTCCCGGAGGTGGGGCCGCGGGTCGCCGCCGCCATCCACCAGTTCTTCCGCCAGGAGCGCAACCGCGAGGTTGTCACCCGCCTGCGCGAGGCGGGCGTCAGGATGGAGCACGTCGTCGCGGCGCCGCCCCCTGGGGCCGGAGCCCTGGCGGGCAAGACCTTCGTCCTGACCGGCACGCTCGAAGGCCTCTCCCGGGAGGAGGCGACCCGGCTGATCGTGCGGCACGGCGGCAAGGTCTCTTCGTCCCTGTCCCGCAAGACCTCTTACCTGCTGGCCGGGGCCGAGCCGGGATCGAAGCTGGCCAAGGCGGCCGAGATCGGGACGTCCGTCCTCGACGAGAAAGAGTTCCTGGCACTGATTCCGGAGGAGGAACCGTGA
- a CDS encoding AI-2E family transporter, with protein sequence MKNRLITFLALGFVLLLAALLITGLRPYLGAILSALVFTPVFRPVYLRLLTRLKRPVLAAWGTILVIILVVVGPLATIGALAYQEAFAVADQVKNIQPDKMDFTIFGQSIPDLMRDAAANFLEWVKTRLADIATGILSVVIGLFVMFYLIYYLLQDGPKLERMVQDLLPFGEENSRKLIDDFYRISRGFVVGQGLTALLQGALGCLGFLVFGFPGAVLWGLVMAVLSLIPVLGAFLIWIPAGILQIAGGATTSGVGILIWGALVVSTADNLVRPLIMRNMAGIHPIITLLGVFAGLTLFGLIGIVVGPLLFAMVLETARMFYHEQVEAG encoded by the coding sequence GTGAAGAACCGGCTGATCACATTCCTCGCCCTCGGCTTCGTCCTGCTCCTCGCGGCGCTGCTCATCACCGGGCTCAGGCCCTACCTGGGTGCGATTCTCTCGGCGTTGGTCTTCACTCCCGTGTTCCGGCCCGTGTACCTGCGCCTGCTGACCCGTCTGAAGCGTCCCGTGTTGGCCGCCTGGGGCACCATCCTGGTCATCATTCTCGTGGTCGTCGGTCCCCTCGCGACCATCGGGGCGCTGGCCTATCAGGAGGCCTTCGCGGTCGCCGATCAGGTCAAGAACATCCAGCCCGACAAGATGGATTTCACGATCTTCGGTCAGAGCATTCCGGATCTGATGCGCGACGCGGCGGCCAACTTCCTCGAGTGGGTCAAGACGCGGCTCGCCGACATCGCCACCGGGATCCTCAGTGTGGTGATCGGTCTGTTCGTGATGTTCTACCTGATCTACTACCTGTTGCAGGACGGGCCCAAGCTCGAGCGCATGGTCCAGGACCTGCTTCCCTTCGGCGAGGAGAATTCGCGCAAGCTGATCGACGATTTCTACCGCATCTCGCGCGGCTTCGTCGTCGGCCAGGGGCTGACGGCGCTGCTGCAGGGGGCGCTGGGATGTCTCGGCTTCCTGGTCTTCGGCTTTCCCGGGGCCGTCCTGTGGGGCCTGGTGATGGCCGTGCTGTCGCTCATCCCGGTGCTGGGAGCGTTCCTGATCTGGATCCCCGCCGGGATCCTGCAGATTGCCGGCGGCGCCACCACCTCCGGCGTCGGCATCCTGATCTGGGGAGCGCTCGTGGTGAGCACCGCCGACAACCTGGTACGGCCCCTGATCATGCGGAACATGGCGGGAATCCACCCGATCATCACGCTGCTGGGGGTGTTCGCCGGCCTGACGCTGTTCGGCTTGATCGGCATCGTCGTGGGGCCGCTGCTGTTCGCCATGGTGCTGGAGACCGCGCGCATGTTCTACCACGAGCAGGTGGAGGCGGGATGA
- a CDS encoding sigma-54 dependent transcriptional regulator — MTVTGRILLVEDHAPSREIMKKALEKVGHAVTDVGSAREAMEQLRGGLQADVLVTDLMMPGMTGMELLKAVKEMDPSLGVILVTGHGTVESAVEAIKGGADDYVQKPVNTVELRRRVEAAIQRRSLLREVTELRGRLEERYRFGSILGKSKAMQQLFNQLQLVAPTRSSVLITGESGTGKELIANAIHQNSPRRNERFLPVNCAAIPAEILESEMFGHEKGSFTGAIGRKIGKFELADRGTLFLDEVGEIAPDIQVKLLRVLEERSFMRVGGSETIHADVRILAATNATLEERVADGRFRSDLYYRLKVVTLHIPPLRERPEDIPLLVGHFLAQFKKENARENLELSPAALRCLTMARWEGNVRELRNLMESLVVMTTRSVIDVWDLPEPYRKGASQEDESAEPQTQRPRSMEEIEREAILRTLKDTDGNRTRAAEILGIGLRTLQRKLKEYGEPTE; from the coding sequence ATGACCGTCACCGGCCGTATCCTCCTGGTGGAAGACCATGCCCCGTCGCGCGAGATCATGAAGAAAGCCCTGGAGAAGGTGGGGCACGCCGTCACCGACGTCGGCTCGGCGCGCGAGGCGATGGAGCAGCTGCGCGGCGGGCTGCAGGCCGACGTGCTGGTCACCGACCTGATGATGCCCGGGATGACGGGCATGGAGCTCCTCAAGGCGGTCAAGGAGATGGACCCGTCCCTGGGCGTGATCCTGGTCACCGGCCACGGCACGGTGGAATCGGCGGTGGAGGCGATCAAGGGCGGCGCCGACGATTACGTGCAGAAGCCGGTCAACACGGTGGAGCTGCGGCGCCGGGTGGAGGCGGCCATCCAGAGGCGCAGCCTGCTGCGCGAGGTGACGGAGCTGCGCGGCAGGCTGGAGGAGCGCTACCGCTTCGGCAGCATCCTGGGAAAATCGAAGGCGATGCAGCAGCTGTTCAACCAGCTGCAGCTGGTGGCGCCGACGCGCAGCAGCGTGCTGATCACGGGCGAGAGCGGCACCGGCAAGGAGCTGATCGCCAACGCCATCCACCAGAACTCGCCGCGCCGCAACGAGCGCTTCCTGCCGGTGAACTGCGCCGCCATCCCGGCCGAGATCCTGGAGAGCGAGATGTTCGGCCACGAGAAGGGGTCGTTCACCGGCGCCATCGGGCGGAAGATCGGCAAGTTCGAGCTAGCGGATCGCGGCACTCTCTTTCTCGACGAGGTCGGCGAGATCGCGCCCGACATCCAGGTCAAGCTGCTGCGGGTCCTGGAGGAGCGCAGCTTCATGCGGGTGGGTGGCTCGGAGACGATCCATGCCGACGTGCGCATCCTGGCCGCCACCAACGCCACGCTGGAGGAGCGCGTCGCCGACGGGAGGTTCCGCTCCGATCTCTATTACCGCCTCAAGGTGGTGACGCTGCACATCCCGCCGCTGCGCGAGCGCCCGGAGGACATCCCGCTGCTGGTAGGGCATTTTCTGGCGCAGTTCAAGAAGGAGAATGCCCGCGAGAACCTGGAGCTGTCGCCGGCGGCCCTGCGCTGCCTGACGATGGCGCGCTGGGAAGGGAACGTGCGGGAGCTGCGCAACCTGATGGAGTCGCTGGTGGTCATGACGACCCGCAGCGTGATCGACGTGTGGGACCTTCCGGAGCCCTACCGCAAGGGCGCATCCCAGGAGGACGAATCCGCCGAGCCGCAGACCCAGCGGCCCCGGAGCATGGAGGAGATCGAGAGGGAAGCGATCCTGCGCACGCTGAAGGACACCGACGGCAACCGCACGCGCGCCGCGGAGATCCTGGGGATCGGGTTGCGCACCCTGCAGCGCAAGCTCAAAGAGTACGGCGAGCCGACCGAGTGA
- a CDS encoding response regulator has product MPGRILIVDDDAAARECYGRLFRRNGYEPCLAASGAWVEANPEMLSEVEVVLLDLRMPGMSGLELLSRLRRRGFAGLAILVTAHAEAEISHEAKRLGVRRVFNKPVQSAALLEAVAEAFTRTRRKAEEVSSPSEALT; this is encoded by the coding sequence ATGCCTGGACGAATCCTGATCGTTGACGATGATGCCGCGGCGCGGGAGTGCTACGGGCGGCTGTTCCGGCGGAATGGCTATGAGCCCTGTCTCGCGGCGAGCGGCGCCTGGGTGGAAGCCAACCCGGAGATGCTCTCGGAAGTCGAGGTCGTCCTTCTCGATCTTCGGATGCCCGGAATGAGTGGGCTGGAGCTTCTCTCCCGTCTGCGCCGCAGGGGCTTCGCCGGCCTCGCCATTCTGGTGACGGCCCATGCCGAAGCGGAAATTTCGCACGAGGCCAAGCGGTTGGGAGTTAGACGGGTATTCAATAAACCAGTGCAAAGCGCCGCCCTGCTGGAAGCGGTGGCGGAGGCTTTCACCCGCACAAGGAGGAAGGCGGAAGAGGTGAGTAGCCCTTCGGAAGCCTTGACCTAA
- a CDS encoding Do family serine endopeptidase, translated as MKKHAQLMVLTMIAGVSILFGMVLASGVKLTPPSLADSGMAQAALRQASNSDSSRPGYPSFADIVEKANPAVVSIISTEMVEPGQGGPNFHGPFEFFFGPNGPERRKGGGAEPRREDSGGSGFIISEDGYILTNNHVIEGADKIRVSLEDDDNEYKAEVVGTDPSTDLALIKITSDRKLPTVPLGDSDGLRVGEWVIAVGNPYYYEHTVTVGVVSAKGRKLGEISKDPSLDEFIQTDAAINFGNSGGPLLNVNGEVIGVNSAISSVGQGIGFAVPINLAKNILPQLKATGHVQRGYLGIRLRNVNTDLKDAFSLKDTKGALVEDVEKGLPGDRAGLKPGDVIVAVDGKNIANMDELVKIISAREPGSRAKLSVMREGKPVVLTARLEDRGQYLNAKKASSSPDEEREPEAEGERRLGITVDNLTQSIRRQLDLDDSVSGVVVTEVSQSSEAFEQGVSRGQVITSVNRVPVTSLSEFRREMAKVRPGSKVLFRIFSPTSDGWRFVVIRNEE; from the coding sequence ATGAAAAAGCACGCACAGCTTATGGTCCTCACCATGATCGCCGGCGTATCCATCCTCTTCGGGATGGTCCTGGCTTCCGGAGTCAAGCTGACTCCGCCTTCCCTGGCAGATTCGGGCATGGCTCAAGCCGCGCTGCGGCAGGCCTCCAACAGCGATTCCAGCCGGCCCGGATATCCCTCCTTTGCCGACATCGTGGAGAAGGCCAACCCGGCGGTGGTCAGCATCATCTCCACCGAAATGGTGGAGCCGGGACAGGGCGGCCCCAACTTCCATGGTCCCTTCGAGTTCTTCTTCGGCCCGAACGGTCCGGAGCGGCGCAAGGGCGGCGGTGCCGAGCCGCGCCGCGAGGATTCAGGAGGCTCGGGCTTCATCATCAGCGAGGACGGCTACATCCTGACCAACAACCACGTCATCGAGGGGGCGGACAAGATCCGCGTGAGCCTCGAGGACGACGACAACGAGTACAAGGCGGAGGTGGTGGGGACCGATCCGAGCACCGACCTCGCCCTCATCAAGATCACCTCCGACCGCAAGCTGCCGACCGTGCCGCTGGGCGACTCCGACGGGCTGCGGGTGGGCGAGTGGGTCATCGCCGTGGGCAACCCCTATTACTACGAGCACACCGTCACCGTGGGCGTGGTCTCCGCCAAGGGGCGCAAGCTGGGAGAGATTTCCAAGGATCCTTCCCTCGACGAGTTCATCCAGACCGACGCCGCCATCAACTTCGGCAACAGCGGCGGCCCGCTGCTCAACGTGAATGGCGAGGTGATCGGCGTCAACAGCGCGATCTCAAGCGTCGGGCAGGGGATCGGCTTCGCGGTGCCGATCAACCTGGCCAAGAACATCCTGCCGCAGCTCAAGGCGACGGGCCACGTGCAGCGCGGCTATCTCGGCATCCGCCTGCGCAACGTCAACACCGACCTCAAGGACGCCTTCAGCCTGAAGGACACCAAGGGGGCGCTGGTGGAGGATGTCGAGAAGGGGCTGCCCGGTGATCGCGCCGGATTGAAGCCCGGCGATGTCATCGTGGCGGTGGACGGCAAGAACATCGCGAACATGGACGAGCTGGTGAAGATCATCTCCGCCCGGGAGCCGGGCAGCCGCGCCAAGCTGAGCGTGATGCGCGAGGGCAAGCCGGTGGTCCTGACGGCCCGCCTCGAGGACCGCGGACAGTACCTCAACGCCAAGAAGGCCTCCTCCTCACCGGATGAGGAGCGCGAGCCGGAGGCGGAAGGAGAGCGCCGGCTCGGGATCACCGTCGACAACCTGACTCAGTCGATTCGCCGGCAGCTGGATCTCGACGACTCGGTGAGCGGCGTGGTGGTTACCGAGGTCTCGCAGAGCAGCGAAGCCTTCGAGCAGGGCGTGAGCCGCGGCCAGGTCATCACTTCGGTGAATCGCGTCCCGGTCACCTCGCTGTCGGAGTTCCGCCGCGAGATGGCGAAGGTGCGGCCAGGCTCGAAGGTGCTGTTCCGCATCTTCAGCCCCACCAGCGACGGCTGGCGGTTCGTGGTCATCCGTAACGAGGAGTAG
- a CDS encoding sigma-54 dependent transcriptional regulator — MKPKILVIDDEEDIRKSLRMILEYENYQCLTAATPHEGLEVARRDDPDVILLDIKMPGLDGLEVLQRLKERGDRSEVVMVSGHGTIATAVEASRKGAFDFLEKPLEEGRVLTSIRNALKQRRLVEENRVLKEERGSRFELIGGSAALQTVRAAVEKAAPTQATVLIRGESGTGKEMVAWEIYRRSLRKDASFVKVNCAAIPEELIESELFGHEKGAFTGAVGRQTGKFVQADGGTIFLDEIGDMSARTQAKVLRVLQDGEVEPVGMPKTLHVDVRVLAATNKDLEAEIRAGRFREDLYFRINTLIIPIPPLRERRGDIPKLIEYFSARFSEENNRRPKLFDPEALKELGALPWRGNVRELKSAVERLLIMAEGETITLEDLAWLRGGRMAPAGAAPAQYHTLQEFKDAAERQFLVEKLREFDWNISATAKAIDTPRSNLYKKLEQYGLSKHATSGAAAESPAEPAAE; from the coding sequence ATGAAGCCGAAGATCCTGGTCATCGACGACGAGGAAGACATCCGGAAGTCGCTCCGGATGATCCTGGAATACGAGAATTACCAGTGCCTCACCGCCGCCACCCCGCACGAAGGGCTGGAGGTGGCGCGCCGCGACGACCCCGACGTCATTCTGCTGGACATCAAGATGCCCGGGCTGGACGGGCTGGAAGTGCTGCAGCGCCTGAAGGAGCGCGGTGATCGCTCCGAGGTGGTCATGGTCTCGGGCCATGGCACCATCGCCACCGCCGTCGAGGCCAGCCGCAAGGGGGCTTTCGACTTCCTGGAGAAGCCGCTCGAGGAAGGACGGGTCCTGACTTCCATCCGCAACGCCCTCAAGCAGCGCAGGCTGGTGGAGGAGAACCGCGTCCTGAAGGAAGAGCGCGGCAGCCGCTTCGAGCTTATCGGCGGCTCGGCGGCGCTGCAGACGGTACGTGCCGCGGTAGAGAAGGCCGCGCCGACGCAAGCCACCGTGCTGATCCGCGGCGAGAGCGGCACGGGCAAGGAGATGGTGGCCTGGGAGATCTATCGCCGCAGCCTGCGCAAAGACGCTTCCTTCGTGAAGGTCAACTGCGCGGCCATTCCGGAGGAGCTGATCGAAAGCGAGCTGTTCGGCCACGAGAAGGGGGCCTTCACCGGCGCGGTCGGGCGGCAGACCGGCAAGTTCGTGCAGGCCGACGGCGGGACGATCTTCCTCGACGAGATTGGCGACATGAGCGCCCGCACCCAGGCCAAGGTGCTGCGGGTCCTGCAGGACGGCGAGGTGGAGCCGGTGGGCATGCCCAAGACGCTGCACGTCGACGTGCGCGTCCTGGCGGCGACCAACAAGGACCTCGAGGCGGAGATCCGCGCCGGCCGCTTCCGCGAGGACCTCTACTTCCGTATCAACACGCTGATCATCCCGATCCCGCCGCTGCGCGAGCGGCGCGGCGACATCCCGAAGCTGATCGAATACTTCTCGGCGCGCTTCTCGGAGGAGAACAACCGCCGGCCGAAGTTGTTCGACCCCGAGGCGCTGAAGGAGCTGGGGGCGCTTCCCTGGCGGGGCAACGTGCGCGAGCTCAAGAGCGCCGTCGAGCGGCTGCTCATCATGGCCGAGGGGGAGACGATCACGCTGGAGGACCTGGCGTGGCTGCGCGGCGGCCGCATGGCCCCCGCGGGCGCCGCACCGGCGCAGTACCACACGCTGCAGGAATTCAAGGACGCCGCCGAGCGGCAGTTCCTGGTGGAGAAGCTCCGGGAGTTCGACTGGAACATCTCCGCCACCGCCAAGGCCATCGACACGCCGCGCAGCAACCTCTACAAGAAGCTGGAGCAGTACGGACTGAGCAAGCACGCCACCTCCGGCGCCGCGGCGGAGTCCCCGGCGGAACCGGCGGCCGAGTAG